Within Alteribacter lacisalsi, the genomic segment CTTCCGCTTTCTCAGTAAGAGAGGCGAATTCCTCATTCTCAATGACTTCCGTAAGCTGCTCTGCAGCCTGCTGCTGACGTCCTTCGCTGGCATCTTTCAAGGTTGGTGCTTTTTCGAACGTCATTTTCTTTTTCGTTGTCTTTTCGATGACGTTGATGTGTTCCTTCTCACGCGGTGTTACGAATGAGAACGCCACACCGTGCTTCCCTGCACGTCCGGTACGGCCGATACGGTGCACGTAGCTCTCCGGATCCTGCGGAAGGTCGAAGTTAAACACGTGGGAAACGCCGCTTACGTCAAGACCGCGGGCAGCCACGTCTGTCGCAACAAGAATTTCAATGCGCTTTGACTTAAATTTCTGGATGACTTTATCACGCTTGTTCTGCGGAAGGTCACCATGAATCCCTTCCACTTCGTAACCACGCTGGAAAAGAGCGTCGGCAAGCTCATCAACACGGCGCTTCGTACGGCCGAACACGATCGCCAGCTCAGGAGAGTGAATGTCAATGAGACGGCAGAGCGTATCGAACTTCTGGCGCTCATGAACTTCCACATAACGCTGGTCGATGTTCGCTACAGTCATTTCCTTTGCTTTTACTTTCACTTGTGCCGGATCGTTCATATATTTGTTCAGGATGGATTGCAGGCGCGGAGGCATTGTTGCAGAGAACAGAAGCGTCTGGCGGTTGTCAGGAACCGACTCAAGAATCTCCTCGATCTCTTCCACAAAGCCCATGCTGAGCATTTCGTCTGCTTCATCAAGCACAACTGTGTTGATGTCAGAGAGTTTGATCGTGCCGCGGCGCATGTGGTCCTGAAGACGTCCTGGTGTAGCCACGATAATCTGCGGGCGGTTCTTCAGCGCACGGATCTGACGTCCAATTTCCTGGCCGCCGTAGATTGGAAGAGCGCGGACACTGCTGTAGCGTCCGATTTTGTTAAGCTCTTCTGCAACCTGAATGGCAAGCTCACGTGTCGGTGCAAGGACGATCCCCTGTGGAAGACGCGTCTCCTGCTCCATTTTTTCAATAAGGGGAATACCAAAAGCGGCTGTTTTCCCTGTTCCTGTCTGGGCCTGGCCGATCACGTCCTTGCCTGTCTTGGCAATCGGAAGAACATCCTTCTGGATCGGGGTAGGCTCCTCAAACCCCATCTGGTCTAGTGATTTGAGTAATAGTGGATGAATATCTAAATCTGCAAATACTGTCAAAAAAACCGAACTCCTTTTTTGTTTCAATTTTGGTGGCTCTCAGCTGCATGATTTGCCTTCAATACGGGCACGATTAAATCTCCGGTCACCCTGATGGTTTGGCACATCACAGCGCACTTTCGCCGAATGTATATCATACTCTTCTCATTTGAAGAAGCTATATCATCAGTTATGCTCAATTGAGCGAGATCTAATCTGTTTTTTATTAACATTTCAGAGGCATAAAGAAAACCCGGTTCATACCGGGATTTT encodes:
- a CDS encoding DEAD/DEAH box helicase, which codes for MTVFADLDIHPLLLKSLDQMGFEEPTPIQKDVLPIAKTGKDVIGQAQTGTGKTAAFGIPLIEKMEQETRLPQGIVLAPTRELAIQVAEELNKIGRYSSVRALPIYGGQEIGRQIRALKNRPQIIVATPGRLQDHMRRGTIKLSDINTVVLDEADEMLSMGFVEEIEEILESVPDNRQTLLFSATMPPRLQSILNKYMNDPAQVKVKAKEMTVANIDQRYVEVHERQKFDTLCRLIDIHSPELAIVFGRTKRRVDELADALFQRGYEVEGIHGDLPQNKRDKVIQKFKSKRIEILVATDVAARGLDVSGVSHVFNFDLPQDPESYVHRIGRTGRAGKHGVAFSFVTPREKEHINVIEKTTKKKMTFEKAPTLKDASEGRQQQAAEQLTEVIENEEFASLTEKAEELLGSYDAVTLVSAALKLASKEPGKEVSINLTSEPPVRIKHGKGPKGGGGYKGKGGYRGGGKPRSNDRRGRPGSSDNRRSRPEGKKKDFAFAAKRRKG